A segment of the Aureliella helgolandensis genome:
ACACATCGCGTTGGCTGTTGGCGGTGAGGACTCCTGTTTTGCGCTGCCCGCGCATGTCGCGAGCCACGTAGGCATAGTCAGGCATGGAGCGTAGTCGGGTGAAAGGATTTCAGTAGGGTAATGGATGGTGTTATCGGGACTCCAGGCTCTGCCTGGGTAGCCGCCGTGTTGCGGGCCGTGTCTGTTGGGCTTGGGAGGGCTTGCTGGCCGAGCCTCCCGCGCAAAGCCTCGCTAGGCGGGCTCTGGCAGCGCGGTGCATTCTAGGGGCTGTGCCTCGAGGCGTTAGCTCAATCGGTCTCCCTTGGTGACTCGCAAGACCTCTTCAACGCTGGTGCGACCCTCGATGGCTTTGTCCCAGGCATCCATTCGCAAGGTTCTCATGCCAGCCTTCAAAGCGGCTTGCTTGATGTCCCAAGTGCTCACTCGCTCGTGCGCTAATGCTTTGATATCTTCGTTGGTGACCAGCAATTCATAAATCCCCATTCGGCCGGTATAGCCGACATTGCGGCAGGTTCGACAACCGGCATGGTGGTACATCGGCTGACCAGCCAGTTTGTCCCAGGGGAAGTCATCGGGGAGGTCTTCTTGGGAAGGGGTATACGCTACTTTGCAGGCAGGGCATAGGCGTCGTAAAAGTCGCTGTGCCATGATGCCTTCCACGGTACTCGAAACCAAAAATGGCTCAATCCCCATATCGACAATCCGAGTGAAGGCACCCGCCGCATCGTTGGTGTGAAGGGTACTGAAAACCAAGTGACCGGTCAGCGAAGCTTGAATGGCGTTCTCCGCAGTTTCTTGATCTCGAATTTCTCCCACCAGCACCACATCGGGGTCATGCCGCAAGATGCTCCGCAGCGATGCCGCAAACGTGAGGCCAATCTTGCTGTGCACCTGAATCTGATTGATCCCATCCAGCTGATATTCGACAGGATCCTCGGTTGTAATAATCTTATTCTCAGGGCTGCGGATTTCCAGCAGTGAGCTGTACAGCGTGGTGGTTTTTCCAGACCCGGTCGGACCGGTTACCAGCACGATTCCGTGCGGCAAGCGAATTAGCTGGCTGAATAATCGGTGGGTGTAGGGGTCCATTCCCAAGCCCTGCAAGTCAAACTTCATGGCCCCCTTGTCGAGAATACGCATGACCAAGCTTTCGCCGTGAATCATGGGAATGACGGACAAGCGAATGTCGATCTCGCGGCCGTGGACTTTGAGCTTAATACGCCCGTCCTGAGGAAGGCGTTTCTCCGCGATATTCAATTTGGCCATGATCTTCAAACGGCTGATAATTGCCGCTTGAAAGCGATTGATCTCGGGCGGAACGGGTTGGTCTCCTAGGATGCCGTCAATCCGGTAGCGAACCTTGATCCCCGAAGCTTGCGATTCAATGTGCACGTCACTAGAACGCGAATCGACCGCTTCAACCAGGATTTCGTTCACCAGTCGGACCACCGAGGCTTCCTGAGCCATTTCGCTCAGTTCGCTGCCGTCGGTTTCGAGATCTTCCAACAACTGGATCTCGCCATCCTCTTCGCGAGCTGCCATTAGCCCTTCGACCGTCTCCGAACCGACCCCCAAGTGCTTCTTCATCAGTCGCGCGATTTCCGCCCGCTCGGCGACGACTGGCACGATGGTCAGGCCGGTTGCAGCGCTGGCTTCGTCAATTGCATAGACGTCAAGCGGATCAGCGGTAGCCAGCGTGAGTGAGTCGTCGTTGCGGCTCAGGGGGAATAACGCGTGTCGGTAGATCAGCTTCTGAGGGAAGGTTTTGAGCAGTTCCAGGTCGACTTCGGCGTTGCGAAGGTCGACGAAATCCATTCCCAACTCTTCACCCAAGGCGCGCAGGGCTGGCTCTTCCTCGCACATGCCTTGCGTAATTGCCGAATTGATCAATTCCCCAGCTCCGACCGCTTGTGCACGCAACTGCCCGAGTTGCTCGCTGTCCAGCAGGCCGCGTTTAAAGAGGATTTCACCAGCTTCGAGCATTACCATTGCACAAGAACCTTTTCGAGACTGTTTCTGAGTAGGCGGAGGGAGGGGGAAAGTAACTCGTGGCGATCCCCGTTTTGCCCATTGCTTCTAGGTTGCCTAATTGAATGCAGATTCATCAGGCCCAAGGAAAGGGGGGGCGTTACCGTTGGTGGGCTAGGCGGGCCCTACATTATGACACAACTACCTTGAAAATGCGCCTAAAACTTATTTCGGTGCTTTGGGCTGGTCCTCAAACAATGCCTGGGGACCGGTCGTCCGGCAGGTTGCCGGACCCTAGGTCGAGCCCCCTCGTCGGGTTGCCGCCTGCAGCCAGCTGTCGATTTCAACGCGTTCTTCGCCAGGAAGTCGGAAGCCGTGCTCCTAATCGCCTCGTAGCGTCAGCCATGCAGGGTCGCCCAGGCGGTGGGTCGCTATTTCAGCGGGCCTGTTAGCGCCAGGGCGCTCGCGACATAGCCAGCGTCCATGTGTCCACCGCTCGGTAGCGTCGTGGGGTTAGCGGCCTCCACCGCCTCCACCGCCCCGTCCGCCGCGGTCTCCACCGCCACCACCGCCGCCGCCGCGTCCGCCGCGGTCGCCGCCACCGCCGCCGCCGCCGCCAAATCCACCGCGTGAACGCATGGCTTCAAAGAAAGCGGCTCTGCGCGCTTGCGTGGCGGCATCATCGCTCGATCCGCCCCCCCCGGAGGTCGCCTCTGGAGTGGAGGCGGTAGTCGTACTGCCAGCAGCGGTTACGTTTGCTTGAACGCTTGGTCCCATGATGCGTGCGATACTGGATTGGAACACGGTTCCGCTGATCACGCCATCGAGTGTGGCGTACCCCAGCCCTTCCTCTTCAGCGGCACCCGCCTCATCGAGCAACGCGACCAAATTCCTCAGCTCTTGGATTTGGGCCGGTTGGGCGATGACCAGTAGCATATTGGTCTTCGTATCGGCGCTCAAGGAGATTTTGGCTTCGGCCAGCGAAGAGGAGCTTCCTCCGCCTCCTCCGCCTCCACCGCCGCGACCGCCTCGACCACCACCCCGCAGGGCCTCAATGATGGCCGCCGGATCGGGTTGTCCACCGCCACCTCCGCCACGCGAACTGCCACCTCCGACACCCTCGATGCGGTCACCGTACAATCCCTTGATCATGTTCAATACTTGGGTGACATCCTGGGTGACGACCGGAATCATGGCAACTTGGCCCCGCGTTTCGATCGAAAAGGGGCTCTCCACTTGATCGATCACTGTCAGCAATTGTTCGATCATCATCATGTCCCCGGGACTTGCTTTGACGATCAGGCAGTTGAGTCTTGGATCGGCGGTAATGGAATAGTCTCCACTGGCAATCCCACTCGAGCTGGAACCGAGCAAGTCGTCGCCCCCGCCTCCCAGCAGGGCACCGAACATGCCGCCGCCCATCATTGCCCCGGCCATATCGCCGAGCAGTCCGCCGCCTCCACCGGAGGTTGACGCGGTTCCACTCAAGATTGTTTCTAGTAGCTCTTTGGCGGAAGCGGCTTTGATGTTGGAAAGGTAGATGACCGTTGGCTCTCCAGTGCTCATCGCAGCTTGATCTGCCAGTAATTGCAGTAGCTTGTCGAACTCCGCCAATGCCTCTTTGTCTTCTGAGGCCACGATTAAACCGCCGGGCCCTTCCATGATCGTAATGGGGCTTCCCTTGCCAGGCCGAGCTGGCTTGGCGGTAGCGGCGGTAGCGGCGGTAGCATCTGCCACGGCGTCATCGGAAGCTGTTGCTTCGGCAGTCGCCTCTGCCGTTTGCTGAACGAAGGTGAGTCGTCCGGCAGGGATGGATTGCGAATTATGAGCGGAAGCCGAGCTAGCGGACGCCGCGGACTGCGAATCTGGCGCGGAATCCTCATCTCGCTCCGTAGCGCGGCGCGCTTGCGGAGTGGTGGCTCCTGGAGTTGACGTCGGAGCAAAGGAACGCTGCGGTAGCAGTGGGCCACGGCCGTCGGCTGCTGGAGGAGCAACGACACGTATGGGATTCACGTCTCCCTTGCGAGTCTTCCAAAGCAATTCCAGTTGTTCGAGGGTTTGCTGTGCGTTGCGACCGCTCAAGCCTGGGTAGGTCTTGATGGTGTCACCAAACAAATCGCTCGTGGCGGCATTCGACTCAAGCGTCTTCAGGAGTTCCTTGATCTGTGCAACCTGGGTGGATGAGCCCTTGACCCAAACTTGGCGTTGCAGCAGGTCGCCGTCAATCACCGGTGCGCCGCTGGCAGCATCGGCGGTGTCGGTCAACCCAAAGAACTTCTTAATAGCGGCAATTGCCATTTGAGTGTCGAGTCGGTCCAATTGAATCACTTGGAAGTCTGAGCTCTCGCCCGCTAGTTCCTGCAGGGTTTTGCCCACCAAATCATGTTCGGAAGGACGGGCTTGCAGGATTAGCTGATTGGACACCGCGTTCTGTGCGAGTCGCACGTCGGGGGAGCCTGCCAGCATTTGCGATACAATTTCGTAAGCGGTCTGCAATTCGATTCCGACCACTTGATGCCGCTGCAGCACGGGGACTTCGGTGGTACCACTAATCGACTCGTCGGCGTCGGGCATCAGGTCCATCCGCGTTACCAAATCCTTCAGGATCTGAATCTTCGCCGGTTCGCCCTTGGAGTAAATCGTTGTGCCGAAGGTGTTGATCGAGATGCTGATTTCGTCACTAACGTTAATGCCTTCTTCGAGCCCCAGCAGTGGTCGAGCTACCGATAGGATTTCTTCGGCATTGATGTGTTTCAAGTCCCAACTCTGAACCGCTGAGCCGCGCGAGGAAGTGGGATCCTCGGCACGTTCAATCAACGCGGCGATGGCGCGAACGTTGCCTGCCATGTCGGTTACGATCAATTGCCCTGAGGTTGGTAGGCTGACCACTTTGCCTTGCAAACTGATCAATTGTTCAACATCCGCTTTGACATCTTCCGGATTGAGTCGCTCCAGGGTGAACATGAACTTGACTGGTTCGAAATGCCCGCGTCGTTGCAGTTCATCACGGTCGACATAGTCGGCGATTTCCGAGATGAACTCGCCGGCCTTGTCTTGATCCTGCTCGAAATCAACGCATCGCAGCATTCTACCTTGACGCATTAGAGTGTGTCCGGTGTTCAGCAGAGCCGCATTCATGATGTCCATTGCTTCGGTCACACTATAGTCTCGCGAGCGATCCCGGAAGCTGAAGGAACCAGGCGGGATCGTGTCGTTCTGTACGGAGAAGTCCCCCTGTTCAGCGAGCCATGCGATAACGTCGCTCCAAGGGACACCGCGGAAATTCATCTGCAAACGGATTTCGTCGACGGGCAATTCGGAATTGTCCAGTACTCGCGTCTCTCCCATCGCATCGCTAGGAGAGTTGGCAGCGACAGCGGAAGCTTGAACCTCAGCGGCCCGCTCGGGCGGCGTGGGCTCTCCGACTTCATTGCGAGCCACTTGCCCAGCCATGACCTGCCATTCGGCCCACTGAGAATCGGACAGTTCTTGACGAATGGCACGCTGCGCCTCATCGCGCACACGATCGGCCGCCGGGGTGCGCCGCGCCGCCTTAACCCTTTCCGTCCAGTCACCGATAACCTCCTTTTGGAGCTCGTCTAAATTGAGTGCCTGTGCCACCTCGGGAGCATCGAGCGACAGCATGCCCCGCCATTCGATGCGATACTTTGCTAGCTTGGCTTGCTGCTCTGGATTGAGCAGCTCAAAGGCTAGCTTCTCCGATTCGGCACCAAAATCAGCACGCAGCGTATCCTGCTGAGCTAGTGGAGCCTCTCTCAAAGCTTGCCCCAACCCAATCGCAGCGCTCATGCGACTCCGTCGCAATTGCTGCAGTTGCTCTTGCTGTGCTTCTGTCAGCTCAAGCTTCTCAGCCGATTCGGGTTTGAGCATTTCGCCCAAGACGCCAAGGTAGTCCTGAGCCTCCACCAGAGTGTCGCCTGAGAAGGTCAGTACAAGCAGCAGAAGTAGAAAAGTTCGAATACGGAGTAGCATGTTCAATCTCGTACAGAGAGTCTGTTAATGGCGGGGAATCCCACCTAAGCTGCGTGCGGCGCTGAGTAAACCGTAGTTGGTGCGCCCGGATCGGCTGTTCCAATCTAATTGGCGTGCAAGAATATGCAGCCAAGAAGTTTAGCAAAGTATCGATTTAGGTCGTGCGGAACTACCGAGTTTACCAATTAACTACCCAATCCAACCCAATAGTTTCTGCAAAGTTTCGTCGTTGTATTGTGACAATTTGCACGTCCGGCAGTCATCGGACAACTCCCGCACCGTTCTACCCGTTGCCATTGGCTACTCGGCCCGAGCTCTGGCTGAAGCGATCTGCAGTGCTGGCGGTTCTCCAATCGTGTTGGATCACTTTGGCGATTGCGATACGTTAGCTGCTGCTGCTCAATTTCAGGCTGTGCCTCATTGGGGGCACAACCCACCTAGCGTGCAATATGACCGCCTGCTGGAGCAGCTCCAACAATGCGTCCAGAGCGTATCGCCTGTTCACCGTAAAGGTGCGTATCCTTGGTGTGGAGGTGTTTTTCTGGGCGGTGGCATGGAGAATTGGCCAGAGTTGTTGGAAGCGATTGCCACTCACTTCCTGATCCTCGGCCCCAGCGCGGCGCAGATAACGCAACTTCGCAGTCTCGAATTTCTACTTCGTTCCGCCGCTGCCGCCGGTGTGCGCGTTCCGCCAACACTCGCCCAAAATACTCCTGCTGCATCTTCCATGAACTCAAATTCCCAATGGATTTGGAAGCCTTTCCAGGGTGCTGGTGGTCTCAAAATTAATCGTCTCAGTACCGATTTGTTACAAAGCGTTACAAGCAGCCCTCTGACGGCCGACCGCGCATCGCCGGGGTATTGGCAGCAATTCCAAAGGGGACGCGTTGTCGGCGCCACCTGCATCCTCGATGACGATTCCGTCGAATTCGTGGGAGCAACCGAAAGCTACCTGAAAGAGGATTGGGCAGGCCCGAGCGAGTTCATTTATCGCGGTAGTTGGGGCCCACTCCCGCTGTCTCCTCAGTTGCGTGGGCGGATCGTGGCGTTGGCCGAGTACGCGCGGCAGGAAATCGGCTTGCGCGGCTGGTTGCAAATGGACCTTGTCGTGGATGATGCTCAGCGCCCTTGGCTATTGGAATACAACCCTCGTTGGACCGCCGGCATGGAGGTTCTGGTCGCCACCGGACGCAACCCTGTTGCGGCACACTGTCGCGCTTATCGCGTGCACTTGGCCCCCTCGTGTAAACGCACCAAGAGCAAGCCGAGCGATGGCGTCTTGCCGGTTGAACACCGCTTTGCCAAAGCCGTCTACTATGCAGAGCAAGATATCGAGCTAACGCCCCGTGGGCTCGACGCATTGCATCGACTGGGGTGGCATCAAATTGGCGATTTGCCTTCACGAGATTCGCTGGCGACGGTTATTCCCCAAGGACATCCCCTGCTCACTCTCAAGGCCTCCTGCAGTCATTCAGCGAGTCCCGCATCTTTGAGCTCGGACGCCGAATTCAGCCAGTCCGTTGTGCGGCGCTTGTTGCTGGATCGCCTGGATGGGGTGCGCACGCGAGTCGAGCAGGCCATCGACTAGCGGGATTGCTTGCGCGGGTAGGCTACGGCAGCTCTGTGCCGCATGGCATGGTCTCGGCCAGGGTGTGGCAATTCTGTTGGCAGCTTGCTGCTCCCTCCCCAGCTCGCCCGGCTATCGGAGCCCTGTCTCTAGTGCGCTAGGCCTCTCGTGTGCTACGACCAGGGGAGGCTGCGGCAGCACAGGTTGATTTTTCAACCTGCTAAATACACACGGGGAACTCCCCTAATCCACGGGTACGTGAGCGCGCCCCACAATCGCAGTTTCCAATTGAGCAGGTTGAGGTGTGGTACAATTGAGAGTTTGCCTTGCTGCCGGCGCGGTCGAGTGCGCGAACGTTGGTTCCACGAGCAATTATTATCACGATGCAGGCGAAGAGTTGGCGAAGGAGGAATTGGTGTGAGCACGAGTGCCTATACAACCTTTTTATCAGTGGCGTTGTGTTTCCTCACGATCTCTTGCGCCTGTTCATCGGAGGGAACAACGTCGAAAGTTTCCCAGGAGGAATTCTTTCGCGAGCGGGTGGCACCAATCCTTCAGCGGCGCTGTTTGAGCTGCCACAACCATGCTGAGCGCAAGGGCGATTTTTCTCTACAGTCGTTCGCCACGTTGCTTGAGAGCTCGTTTTTAGAGCCTGGTGACGCCGCAGCCAGCCACTTGATGGAGGTTATCGCTCCGTCGGCCGGGGCGCCTGAGATGCCCAAGGACTCCGATCCACTGACCGAGCAGCAAATCACAGACATTCGGACATGGATTGACGCTGGAGCTGTATGGCCTAGCGAGTTTGAATTGGAGCCCCTAACCATCGAGGATTACGATTGGTGGTCCTACCAACCGGTCGTCGCCCCAGCCGTACCTCGCACGTCGGCCCCCTGGGGACGTACGGTAGTGGATCAATTCATCCTCAAATCGCTCAAGCAACAGGGACTAGCACCGAGCCCTGAAGCGGATCGGCGGACTCTGATCCGACGGCTCACATTTGATTTGGTGGGGTTGCCTCCTTCACCCGCGGAGGTGGAGGAATTCGTTAACGATCCCGATCCGCTGGCCTACGAGGCCCTCGTTGACCGTTTGTTGGAATCGGAGCGTTACGGTGAGCGCTGGGCACGACATTGGTTGGACGTTGTCAAATACGCCGATACTTGTGGGTACGATAAAGACAAGCTGCGACCCAATGCTTGGCCCTACCGAGATTACGTCATTCGCTCTTTCAATGAAGATAAGCCGTATGGGCGGTTCGTGCAGGAGCAAATTGCCGGCGATGCGCTTTTCCCGGGCACCGCCGATGGAATTTTAGGGTTGGGATTCATTGCTGCAGGACCTTGGGACTTTATCGGCCATGTGGAAGTTCCCGAGTCTAAAATTGACGGGCAAGTAGCGCGAAATCTCGATCGCGATGACATGGTATCGAACGTCTTCAACACCTTCTGCAGTGTCACCATTCAATGTGCGCGATGCCACAACCATAAATTCGATCCCATTACTCAAGAAGATTACTACGGCCTGCAAGCGATGTTTGCGGCGGTCGACCGAGCCGATCGTCCCTACGATCTTGACCCCAGTGTTGAACGGCAGCGGCAGGAATTGGTCGCTCAGCAGCGGCAACTCAAGCAGAGTTTGCAGCAGCTCGAACAGGAGATGGCCAGCGCAGGGGGGCAACCGCTGCTTGATCTCAAGCACGAGATCGAACAATCGCACAAGAGCTTGAATCTCGAAAAGCAGCCCGCGTTCGGGTACCACAGCCAACTGGTTCAACAACCTTCCACGGAGAAGTGGATCGAGTTGCAATGCGAAACCGTCCAAGAGATTGGCACCGTAGTGCTGCATCCCTGCCACGACGACTATGCCTCCATCGGTGCGGGGTTTGGCTTTCCCATCCGTTTCAAGTTGGAAGCGGCGCGGGAGGACGGGGAGTGGCAACTACTGTTTGATCACACACAAGAGGATTTTTCGAATCCTGGACTC
Coding sequences within it:
- a CDS encoding GspE/PulE family protein, with amino-acid sequence MLEAGEILFKRGLLDSEQLGQLRAQAVGAGELINSAITQGMCEEEPALRALGEELGMDFVDLRNAEVDLELLKTFPQKLIYRHALFPLSRNDDSLTLATADPLDVYAIDEASAATGLTIVPVVAERAEIARLMKKHLGVGSETVEGLMAAREEDGEIQLLEDLETDGSELSEMAQEASVVRLVNEILVEAVDSRSSDVHIESQASGIKVRYRIDGILGDQPVPPEINRFQAAIISRLKIMAKLNIAEKRLPQDGRIKLKVHGREIDIRLSVIPMIHGESLVMRILDKGAMKFDLQGLGMDPYTHRLFSQLIRLPHGIVLVTGPTGSGKTTTLYSSLLEIRSPENKIITTEDPVEYQLDGINQIQVHSKIGLTFAASLRSILRHDPDVVLVGEIRDQETAENAIQASLTGHLVFSTLHTNDAAGAFTRIVDMGIEPFLVSSTVEGIMAQRLLRRLCPACKVAYTPSQEDLPDDFPWDKLAGQPMYHHAGCRTCRNVGYTGRMGIYELLVTNEDIKALAHERVSTWDIKQAALKAGMRTLRMDAWDKAIEGRTSVEEVLRVTKGDRLS
- a CDS encoding secretin N-terminal domain-containing protein, yielding MLLRIRTFLLLLLVLTFSGDTLVEAQDYLGVLGEMLKPESAEKLELTEAQQEQLQQLRRSRMSAAIGLGQALREAPLAQQDTLRADFGAESEKLAFELLNPEQQAKLAKYRIEWRGMLSLDAPEVAQALNLDELQKEVIGDWTERVKAARRTPAADRVRDEAQRAIRQELSDSQWAEWQVMAGQVARNEVGEPTPPERAAEVQASAVAANSPSDAMGETRVLDNSELPVDEIRLQMNFRGVPWSDVIAWLAEQGDFSVQNDTIPPGSFSFRDRSRDYSVTEAMDIMNAALLNTGHTLMRQGRMLRCVDFEQDQDKAGEFISEIADYVDRDELQRRGHFEPVKFMFTLERLNPEDVKADVEQLISLQGKVVSLPTSGQLIVTDMAGNVRAIAALIERAEDPTSSRGSAVQSWDLKHINAEEILSVARPLLGLEEGINVSDEISISINTFGTTIYSKGEPAKIQILKDLVTRMDLMPDADESISGTTEVPVLQRHQVVGIELQTAYEIVSQMLAGSPDVRLAQNAVSNQLILQARPSEHDLVGKTLQELAGESSDFQVIQLDRLDTQMAIAAIKKFFGLTDTADAASGAPVIDGDLLQRQVWVKGSSTQVAQIKELLKTLESNAATSDLFGDTIKTYPGLSGRNAQQTLEQLELLWKTRKGDVNPIRVVAPPAADGRGPLLPQRSFAPTSTPGATTPQARRATERDEDSAPDSQSAASASSASAHNSQSIPAGRLTFVQQTAEATAEATASDDAVADATAATAATAKPARPGKGSPITIMEGPGGLIVASEDKEALAEFDKLLQLLADQAAMSTGEPTVIYLSNIKAASAKELLETILSGTASTSGGGGGLLGDMAGAMMGGGMFGALLGGGGDDLLGSSSSGIASGDYSITADPRLNCLIVKASPGDMMMIEQLLTVIDQVESPFSIETRGQVAMIPVVTQDVTQVLNMIKGLYGDRIEGVGGGSSRGGGGGGQPDPAAIIEALRGGGRGGRGGGGGGGGGSSSSLAEAKISLSADTKTNMLLVIAQPAQIQELRNLVALLDEAGAAEEEGLGYATLDGVISGTVFQSSIARIMGPSVQANVTAAGSTTTASTPEATSGGGGSSDDAATQARRAAFFEAMRSRGGFGGGGGGGGDRGGRGGGGGGGGDRGGRGGGGGGGR
- a CDS encoding ATP-grasp domain-containing protein; amino-acid sequence: MYCDNLHVRQSSDNSRTVLPVAIGYSARALAEAICSAGGSPIVLDHFGDCDTLAAAAQFQAVPHWGHNPPSVQYDRLLEQLQQCVQSVSPVHRKGAYPWCGGVFLGGGMENWPELLEAIATHFLILGPSAAQITQLRSLEFLLRSAAAAGVRVPPTLAQNTPAASSMNSNSQWIWKPFQGAGGLKINRLSTDLLQSVTSSPLTADRASPGYWQQFQRGRVVGATCILDDDSVEFVGATESYLKEDWAGPSEFIYRGSWGPLPLSPQLRGRIVALAEYARQEIGLRGWLQMDLVVDDAQRPWLLEYNPRWTAGMEVLVATGRNPVAAHCRAYRVHLAPSCKRTKSKPSDGVLPVEHRFAKAVYYAEQDIELTPRGLDALHRLGWHQIGDLPSRDSLATVIPQGHPLLTLKASCSHSASPASLSSDAEFSQSVVRRLLLDRLDGVRTRVEQAID
- a CDS encoding DUF1553 domain-containing protein; the protein is MSTSAYTTFLSVALCFLTISCACSSEGTTSKVSQEEFFRERVAPILQRRCLSCHNHAERKGDFSLQSFATLLESSFLEPGDAAASHLMEVIAPSAGAPEMPKDSDPLTEQQITDIRTWIDAGAVWPSEFELEPLTIEDYDWWSYQPVVAPAVPRTSAPWGRTVVDQFILKSLKQQGLAPSPEADRRTLIRRLTFDLVGLPPSPAEVEEFVNDPDPLAYEALVDRLLESERYGERWARHWLDVVKYADTCGYDKDKLRPNAWPYRDYVIRSFNEDKPYGRFVQEQIAGDALFPGTADGILGLGFIAAGPWDFIGHVEVPESKIDGQVARNLDRDDMVSNVFNTFCSVTIQCARCHNHKFDPITQEDYYGLQAMFAAVDRADRPYDLDPSVERQRQELVAQQRQLKQSLQQLEQEMASAGGQPLLDLKHEIEQSHKSLNLEKQPAFGYHSQLVQQPSTEKWIELQCETVQEIGTVVLHPCHDDYASIGAGFGFPIRFKLEAAREDGEWQLLFDHTQEDFSNPGLTELKVAVGHCQTDRIRLTATKLAERKGDFFLAMAEIELLNSSGRSVSVGAVQALDSIEAAPRWAADNVLDGVWPMYSDPRGAQRLSQAMQERDALLRAIETPERIAQRTAWLADLQRVDRKLSALPAGKMVYAAATHFSPQGNFKPTNGKPRQVHVLHRGNVQQPLQVATPRVLKLNSGEDTPSNLELDSVEEEAQRRVALAQWLTRPDHPLVWRSIVNRVWQYHFGEGLVATPNDFGRMGARPTHPKLLDWLAADFRDHGQSFKRLHRLLVTSSVYRQSSQGDVTQEAIDGGNQYWWRMNRRRLAAEEVRDSILSVSGALNLEMGGPGFYLFELEKPEHSPHFEYHKFDPATSASHRRSIYRFVVRSQPDPWMTTLDCADSSQSTPRRTETLTSLQALSLLNNPFNLHMAEQFAERVGGRTAGDSSASTQPSDSQFAEPAEQLQGQVEQAFRLVTQRQPSESELSEMTHYAAEHGLANLCRMLFNLHEFVFLD